A portion of the Ralstonia nicotianae genome contains these proteins:
- a CDS encoding DoxX family protein → MNTVPLSPLTRIRTTLDRLAGPQSGLCALILLIARAYLFYVFFRSGLTKLHDWPTTVLLFSEEYKVPLLPPALAAALGSFGELVFPSLMLIGIVPRLAAAGLFFVNLVAVGSYWASLSASAVEFHFVWGVLIAIVATVGPGRLALQTLWQRKRRRAVQGRAY, encoded by the coding sequence ATGAACACCGTCCCGCTTTCACCGCTCACCCGCATCCGCACCACGCTCGACCGCCTGGCCGGTCCGCAAAGCGGACTGTGCGCGCTGATCCTGCTGATCGCCCGTGCGTATCTCTTCTATGTGTTCTTCCGCTCGGGCCTGACCAAGCTGCACGACTGGCCGACCACCGTGCTGCTCTTCAGCGAGGAATACAAGGTGCCGCTGCTGCCGCCCGCGCTGGCCGCCGCCCTCGGCAGCTTCGGCGAACTGGTGTTCCCGTCGCTGATGCTGATCGGCATCGTGCCCCGGCTGGCCGCGGCGGGGCTGTTCTTCGTCAACCTGGTCGCGGTCGGCTCGTACTGGGCCAGCCTGTCGGCGTCGGCGGTGGAGTTTCACTTCGTGTGGGGCGTGCTGATCGCCATCGTGGCGACGGTGGGGCCGGGCCGGCTGGCGCTGCAGACGCTGTGGCAGCGCAAACGCCGGCGTGCGGTGCAGGGCCGCGCTTACTGA
- a CDS encoding BON domain-containing protein, with the protein MRLSRLALGVSAGMARRPARMLATACAALALAACGWGISPNSTGARMADDALLTYQVKAALDQDSALDARQIRIASTPDGHVILTGWVDTPEMARRAGEDVKRFVDRAKLDNRLRALSHPPGINSGPMIAPGLSPDQPASAPAAR; encoded by the coding sequence ATGCGCCTCTCCCGATTGGCCCTTGGAGTTTCCGCCGGCATGGCGCGCCGCCCGGCGCGGATGCTGGCCACGGCGTGCGCCGCGCTGGCGCTGGCCGCGTGCGGCTGGGGCATCTCCCCGAACAGCACCGGCGCCCGCATGGCCGACGATGCCCTGCTCACGTACCAGGTGAAAGCCGCCCTCGACCAGGACAGCGCGCTGGATGCCCGCCAGATCCGCATCGCCAGCACGCCGGACGGCCACGTCATCCTGACCGGCTGGGTCGATACCCCCGAGATGGCGCGCCGCGCCGGCGAAGACGTCAAGCGCTTCGTCGACCGCGCCAAGCTCGACAACCGCCTGCGCGCCCTGTCGCATCCTCCCGGCATCAACAGCGGGCCGATGATCGCGCCGGGCCTGTCGCCCGATCAGCCGGCCAGCGCGCCGGCCGCGCGCTGA